One window from the genome of Grus americana isolate bGruAme1 chromosome 14, bGruAme1.mat, whole genome shotgun sequence encodes:
- the LOC129212926 gene encoding LON peptidase N-terminal domain and RING finger protein 1-like isoform X2, with the protein MRRGPPSPSPPPRGETPARQPLGPGSGGLDMLRCPSCLLLLWEPVTVSCGHSFCKPCLGGTVPSRCPLCQERLKLLGVAVARCNVVLCGLLEKCVEPESRLAWLVARIRDRLTRGDVQEALRMAQKGVELAPDASSLRLCRAEVFVALGQHPRALEDLDTVCRAEPGEHEGFFRKGKVLLEMGQRAEALLAWEHCLTLSPHFQPARREMEKILMREDAPQPRTAAVCLGDGHQGSTGPQIDGGSPALPLSPTQAQDQEGEPADSGGDAGSEHGQGTATLSQPGRQQEPETLAERQGQQLVDNEEETAAANCTQTCLGELLSISDLECSLCIRMFFEPVTTPCGHTFCKECLERCLDHRPNCPLCKQSLREYLKAGSYNPTVLLQDIMLATFPAQLAERRELHRTEMEELSNLTKNIPIFVCTMSFPGIACPLHVFEPRYRLMIRRCQETGTRRFGMCIYENGKSFADYGCMLEIRQIEVLADGRSLVDTIGRRRFRVLRRGHRDGYNTADIEYLEDKKVAGEELQELQCLHESTYRLAQRFCEHGDLASRHILMQHGPLPEKEEDIQASADGPTWCWWLISILPLDPSYQLNLFSTTSLRARLTQLQRILAALLQQPPAGHPLPERSPRGRV; encoded by the exons ATGAGACGCGGTCCCCCCAGcccgtcccccccaccccggggggaGACCCCCGCTCGGCAGCCCCTTGGCCCCGGGAGCGGGGGCTTGGACATGCTGCGctgcccctcctgcctcctcctgctctgggaGCCGGTGACCGTGTCCTGCGGTCACTCTTTCTGCAAGCCGTGCCTCGGGGGGACCGTGCCCTCCCGCTGCCCCTTGtgccaggagaggctgaagCTGCTGGGCGTCGCGGTGGCGAGGTGCAACGTGGTGCTCTGCGGCCTCCTGGAGAAATGCGTGGAGCCGGAGAGCCGGCTGGCCTGGCTGGTGGCACGCATCCGGGACCGTCTCACCCGTGGGGACGTGCAGGAAGCGCTGAGGATGGCTCAGAAAGGGGTCGAGCTGG cCCCAGATGCCAGCTCCCTGCGGCTGTGCCGGGCAGAGGTGTTCGTGGCGCTGGGGCAGCACCCGCgggccctggaggacctggacACCGTGTGCAGGGCTGAGCCTGGAGAGCACGAG GGCTTCTTCAGGAAAGGGAAGGTGCTTCTGGAGATGGGACAGAGAGCCGAAGCCCTGCTGGCGTGGGAGCACTGCCTGACGCTTAGTCCCCATTTCCAACCTGCTCggagagagatggagaag ATCCTCATGCGAGAGGATGCTCCTCAGCCACGCACAGCTGCTGTATGCCTGGGTGATGGTCACCAGGGCTCGACTGGTCCCCAGATTGATGGAGGGAGCCCTGCACTCCCATTGTCTCCCACACAAGCTCAG GATCAGGAGGGAGAGCCAGCGGATAGCGGAGGGGACGCTGGGTCTGAGCACGGCCAGGGGACAGCCACCCTTTCGCAGCCGGGGCGACAGCAGGAACCGGAGACTTTGGCAGAGAGGCAGGGACAGCAGTTGGTAG ATAATGAagaggaaacagcagcagcaaactgtaCCCAGACATGCCTCGGGGAGCTGCTGAGCATATCTGACTTGGAGTGTTCCCTCTGCATACG GATGTTCTTCGAGCCAGTGACGACGCCATGTGGGCACACCTTCTGCAAGGAGTGCCTCGAACGCTGCCTGGACCACCGACCCAACTGCCCCCTCTGCAAACAGAGTCTGAGAGAG tacctgaaggcCGGAAGCTACAACCCCAccgtgctgctgcaggacaTCATGCTGGCCACCTTCCCTGCACAGCTTGCTGAGCGCCGGGAGCTGCACCGGACTGAGATGGAAGAGCTCTCCAA CCTGACCAAGAACATCCCCATCTTCGTGTGCACGATGTCCTTCCCAGGCATCGCCTGCCCTTTGCACGTCTTCGAGCCTCGCTACCGCCTCATGATCCGGCGGTGCCAGGAGACCGGCACGAGAAGGTTTGGCATGTGTATATACGAGAATGGGAAAAG TTTTGCTGACTATGGGTGCATGCTGGAGATTCGGCAGATCGAGGTGCTGGCGGACGGGAGGTCCTTGGTGGACACCATCGGCAGGCGGCGGTTCCGGGTGCTGAGACGCGGACACAGGGATGGCTACAACACTGCCGACATCGAGTACCTGGAGGACAAGAAG GTGGCCggggaggagctgcaggagctgcagtgcCTGCATGAAAGCACCTACCGCTTGGCTCAGCGGTTTTGTGAGCACGGAGACCTTGCCTCTAGGCACATTTTGATGCAGCATGGACCGCTGCCGGAGAAGGAAGAGGACATCCAG gcttCGGCAGACGGCCCGACGTGGTGCTGGTGGCTCATCTCCATCCTGCCCCTTGACCCGTCCTACCAGCTGAACCTCttctccaccacctccctgcgTGCCCGCCTCACCCAGCTGCAGCGCATCCTCGccgccctgctgcagcagccccccgCCGGGCACCCGTTGCCCGagcgcagcccccggggccgcgtctga
- the LOC129212926 gene encoding LON peptidase N-terminal domain and RING finger protein 1-like isoform X1: MRRGPPSPSPPPRGETPARQPLGPGSGGLDMLRCPSCLLLLWEPVTVSCGHSFCKPCLGGTVPSRCPLCQERLKLLGVAVARCNVVLCGLLEKCVEPESRLAWLVARIRDRLTRGDVQEALRMAQKGVELAPDASSLRLCRAEVFVALGQHPRALEDLDTVCRAEPGEHEGFFRKGKVLLEMGQRAEALLAWEHCLTLSPHFQPARREMEKILMREDAPQPRTAAVCLGDGHQGSTGPQIDGGSPALPLSPTQAQDQEGEPADSGGDAGSEHGQGTATLSQPGRQQEPETLAERQGQQLVDNEEETAAANCTQTCLGELLSISDLECSLCIRMFFEPVTTPCGHTFCKECLERCLDHRPNCPLCKQSLREYLKAGSYNPTVLLQDIMLATFPAQLAERRELHRTEMEELSNLTKNIPIFVCTMSFPGIACPLHVFEPRYRLMIRRCQETGTRSFADYGCMLEIRQIEVLADGRSLVDTIGRRRFRVLRRGHRDGYNTADIEYLEDKKVAGEELQELQCLHESTYRLAQRFCEHGDLASRHILMQHGPLPEKEEDIQASADGPTWCWWLISILPLDPSYQLNLFSTTSLRARLTQLQRILAALLQQPPAGHPLPERSPRGRV, encoded by the exons ATGAGACGCGGTCCCCCCAGcccgtcccccccaccccggggggaGACCCCCGCTCGGCAGCCCCTTGGCCCCGGGAGCGGGGGCTTGGACATGCTGCGctgcccctcctgcctcctcctgctctgggaGCCGGTGACCGTGTCCTGCGGTCACTCTTTCTGCAAGCCGTGCCTCGGGGGGACCGTGCCCTCCCGCTGCCCCTTGtgccaggagaggctgaagCTGCTGGGCGTCGCGGTGGCGAGGTGCAACGTGGTGCTCTGCGGCCTCCTGGAGAAATGCGTGGAGCCGGAGAGCCGGCTGGCCTGGCTGGTGGCACGCATCCGGGACCGTCTCACCCGTGGGGACGTGCAGGAAGCGCTGAGGATGGCTCAGAAAGGGGTCGAGCTGG cCCCAGATGCCAGCTCCCTGCGGCTGTGCCGGGCAGAGGTGTTCGTGGCGCTGGGGCAGCACCCGCgggccctggaggacctggacACCGTGTGCAGGGCTGAGCCTGGAGAGCACGAG GGCTTCTTCAGGAAAGGGAAGGTGCTTCTGGAGATGGGACAGAGAGCCGAAGCCCTGCTGGCGTGGGAGCACTGCCTGACGCTTAGTCCCCATTTCCAACCTGCTCggagagagatggagaag ATCCTCATGCGAGAGGATGCTCCTCAGCCACGCACAGCTGCTGTATGCCTGGGTGATGGTCACCAGGGCTCGACTGGTCCCCAGATTGATGGAGGGAGCCCTGCACTCCCATTGTCTCCCACACAAGCTCAG GATCAGGAGGGAGAGCCAGCGGATAGCGGAGGGGACGCTGGGTCTGAGCACGGCCAGGGGACAGCCACCCTTTCGCAGCCGGGGCGACAGCAGGAACCGGAGACTTTGGCAGAGAGGCAGGGACAGCAGTTGGTAG ATAATGAagaggaaacagcagcagcaaactgtaCCCAGACATGCCTCGGGGAGCTGCTGAGCATATCTGACTTGGAGTGTTCCCTCTGCATACG GATGTTCTTCGAGCCAGTGACGACGCCATGTGGGCACACCTTCTGCAAGGAGTGCCTCGAACGCTGCCTGGACCACCGACCCAACTGCCCCCTCTGCAAACAGAGTCTGAGAGAG tacctgaaggcCGGAAGCTACAACCCCAccgtgctgctgcaggacaTCATGCTGGCCACCTTCCCTGCACAGCTTGCTGAGCGCCGGGAGCTGCACCGGACTGAGATGGAAGAGCTCTCCAA CCTGACCAAGAACATCCCCATCTTCGTGTGCACGATGTCCTTCCCAGGCATCGCCTGCCCTTTGCACGTCTTCGAGCCTCGCTACCGCCTCATGATCCGGCGGTGCCAGGAGACCGGCACGAGAAG TTTTGCTGACTATGGGTGCATGCTGGAGATTCGGCAGATCGAGGTGCTGGCGGACGGGAGGTCCTTGGTGGACACCATCGGCAGGCGGCGGTTCCGGGTGCTGAGACGCGGACACAGGGATGGCTACAACACTGCCGACATCGAGTACCTGGAGGACAAGAAG GTGGCCggggaggagctgcaggagctgcagtgcCTGCATGAAAGCACCTACCGCTTGGCTCAGCGGTTTTGTGAGCACGGAGACCTTGCCTCTAGGCACATTTTGATGCAGCATGGACCGCTGCCGGAGAAGGAAGAGGACATCCAG gcttCGGCAGACGGCCCGACGTGGTGCTGGTGGCTCATCTCCATCCTGCCCCTTGACCCGTCCTACCAGCTGAACCTCttctccaccacctccctgcgTGCCCGCCTCACCCAGCTGCAGCGCATCCTCGccgccctgctgcagcagccccccgCCGGGCACCCGTTGCCCGagcgcagcccccggggccgcgtctga